One segment of Methanofollis sp. DNA contains the following:
- a CDS encoding tRNA(Ile)-lysidine synthase, with translation MECTKCRRDAVIFQRYSGLRLCRDHFVADVEAKAKREIRRQHWLATGDVIAVLLCGDLSSVALLGFLVKVFGKRPDISILALVPEDGNKTCRQVAVDLGVACHEVTGGRDPDGIVQGLGATKFAVGTALDDIALDVLATVLEGHADRLAGPRETGTSPLSRIAPFSVIPAEEVALYARLTLEHLPETPSPVVDDRRADIRALLDEYAAGHPATKFALKNLKDELAGICGEGERIR, from the coding sequence ATGGAATGCACAAAGTGCAGGAGGGACGCCGTCATCTTCCAGCGCTATTCAGGGCTCAGACTCTGCCGTGATCATTTCGTCGCCGATGTGGAGGCGAAGGCAAAGCGGGAGATCAGGCGGCAACACTGGCTTGCCACGGGAGATGTCATCGCCGTTCTCCTCTGCGGCGACCTCTCGTCGGTGGCTCTGCTCGGATTTCTGGTGAAGGTCTTTGGAAAGAGGCCAGACATCTCGATCCTCGCTCTCGTCCCTGAGGACGGAAACAAAACCTGCAGGCAGGTCGCCGTCGACCTCGGCGTGGCCTGCCATGAGGTGACCGGAGGTCGGGACCCGGACGGGATCGTGCAGGGCCTCGGGGCGACGAAGTTCGCCGTCGGGACGGCCCTGGACGATATCGCCCTCGATGTGCTGGCGACGGTGCTGGAGGGACATGCCGACCGTCTGGCCGGGCCCCGGGAGACTGGAACGTCTCCCCTCTCCAGGATCGCTCCGTTTTCAGTCATCCCTGCAGAGGAGGTCGCCCTGTATGCACGCCTCACTCTGGAGCATCTTCCAGAGACTCCTTCCCCGGTCGTCGACGATCGCAGGGCCGATATACGGGCCCTCCTCGACGAATACGCCGCAGGACACCCGGCGACGAAGTTCGCCCTCAAGAACCTGAAGGACGAACTCGCCGGGATCTGTGGGGAGGGAGAAAGAATACGATGA
- a CDS encoding RIO1 family regulatory kinase/ATPase, translating into MPVSPERVRALHKYDLRVLMSLERLMQRYEWVPLDVLKASTKLSDSELEYRLQNLIEWNMVRYDAVPYPGYALIFGGYDAVALHTLTKKGTVTALGSLLGVGKESEVYEALGLGPVVLKFHHVGQQSFQAVRKERGYMPEAGHCPWIFASARSAEQEFAALQRLSPEVSVPLPIDRSRHVVVMSQIPGVNLNRCTLDKPRPVLDEILENVGRAYAKGIIHGDLSEYNVMVDESQVWLIDWPQWIETDHPNADVILRRDIENVLRFFRRKYRIDYPTEEAVGVVVR; encoded by the coding sequence ATGCCAGTTTCTCCAGAGCGCGTCAGGGCGCTCCATAAATACGACCTTCGCGTCCTCATGTCCCTTGAGCGACTCATGCAGCGCTACGAGTGGGTGCCCCTGGACGTCCTGAAGGCGTCGACGAAGCTCTCCGACTCTGAACTTGAATATCGCCTCCAGAACCTCATCGAGTGGAACATGGTCCGCTATGATGCTGTCCCATACCCGGGCTACGCCCTGATCTTCGGGGGATACGACGCCGTCGCCCTCCACACCCTCACGAAAAAGGGGACGGTCACGGCCCTCGGCAGCCTTCTCGGTGTCGGGAAAGAGTCGGAGGTCTACGAGGCCCTCGGCCTCGGCCCGGTCGTCCTGAAGTTTCACCATGTGGGGCAGCAGTCCTTCCAGGCGGTGCGGAAAGAGCGGGGCTACATGCCAGAGGCAGGGCACTGTCCCTGGATCTTCGCCTCGGCGCGTTCGGCCGAGCAGGAGTTTGCCGCCCTCCAGCGTCTCTCTCCAGAGGTCTCGGTGCCGCTGCCGATCGACCGCTCCCGCCATGTCGTCGTGATGTCGCAGATCCCGGGGGTGAACCTGAACAGGTGCACCCTTGATAAGCCGCGGCCCGTGCTCGACGAGATTCTGGAGAACGTCGGCCGCGCCTATGCAAAGGGGATCATCCATGGGGACCTCTCGGAGTACAACGTGATGGTCGACGAGAGTCAGGTCTGGCTCATCGACTGGCCCCAGTGGATCGAGACCGACCACCCGAATGCCGACGTCATTCTGCGGCGCGATATCGAGAACGTGCTCAGGTTTTTCAGGCGGAAGTACAGGATAGACTATCCCACCGAGGAGGCGGTGGGAGTGGTGGTCAGGTGA